In Candidatus Neomarinimicrobiota bacterium, one DNA window encodes the following:
- the ybeY gene encoding rRNA maturation RNase YbeY, whose product MKIDIIDPPGGVDAPQFIACVGEVLATEHKTFEYVNVIFLGKDDLRLMKKEYFEKDVYTDVIAFNLNDPDENIEGEIYLSYEQIVDNAISYNTKLDIELLRVLIHGCLHLCGYEDDTATAKEQMTDLENQYIKKLMDLDT is encoded by the coding sequence ATGAAAATTGACATTATCGACCCGCCTGGCGGGGTGGACGCTCCTCAATTCATTGCCTGTGTGGGTGAAGTGCTGGCAACTGAGCATAAAACCTTTGAATATGTGAACGTAATATTTCTGGGAAAAGATGATCTCCGTCTCATGAAAAAAGAATATTTTGAGAAGGATGTTTATACGGATGTCATCGCTTTTAATTTGAATGACCCCGATGAAAATATTGAGGGGGAGATTTATCTCTCATATGAGCAGATTGTGGACAATGCCATTTCCTATAACACGAAATTGGACATTGAGTTATTGAGAGTTCTCATTCACGGTTGTTTGCATTTATGTGGATACGAGGATGATACAGCAACAGCTAAAGAGCAAATGACTGATTTAGAGAATCAATATATTAAAAAACTTATGGACCTGGATACTTAA
- a CDS encoding HlyC/CorC family transporter codes for MEFSEFFESTLVWQLVVFILLLGMSAFFSGSETALFNLKRNDLEKLKHDLAPSSRLIVRLLATPKRLLITVLTGNTIVNVALASMAALITTEIASKSGVNQVLALVAETIILTIILVIIGEITPKVLAMRHSLGFASRIVGILSIIFKLFSPIAQVVYNLVEKMVTITGIQPEENFTSDEEIKELVELGQDQGVIGEEEKEMIHSIIQFGDTQAKEIMIPRPDVFMLHTEMSRDEVLTLIRQSGYSKYPLYKDQIDQIKGIVFIKDILPYLHSSSQRINLERLARQAMFVPEHQYVDDLLREMQKEKQKLAIVVDEYGGFSGMIAVEDIIEEVLGDLKDELDESDENSEIVELEKHVFVIEASTHLDDVAAVLGIEFAEERDFDSIGGLIYSSLGTIPEPGEIVEYEQFKFEVLSVEKNRIEKVKVTRTEIK; via the coding sequence ATGGAGTTTTCAGAATTCTTCGAGTCCACTCTCGTCTGGCAATTAGTTGTATTTATTCTCCTATTGGGAATGTCTGCCTTTTTTTCAGGATCTGAAACTGCACTATTTAATCTTAAAAGAAATGATCTTGAAAAATTAAAGCATGATCTGGCTCCATCCTCCAGACTCATAGTACGCCTATTGGCAACGCCTAAACGATTACTCATCACCGTATTGACTGGCAATACCATAGTCAATGTTGCCCTGGCCTCCATGGCTGCTTTGATTACAACCGAAATCGCCAGCAAAAGCGGCGTGAACCAAGTTCTTGCCCTGGTTGCAGAGACCATTATTCTCACCATTATATTGGTCATTATAGGTGAGATCACACCAAAGGTTTTGGCAATGCGGCATTCATTGGGATTTGCATCCAGAATAGTTGGTATCCTCTCCATCATTTTCAAGTTGTTTTCACCCATCGCGCAGGTTGTCTATAACCTTGTGGAAAAGATGGTAACCATTACGGGAATTCAACCAGAGGAAAACTTCACCTCAGATGAAGAAATCAAAGAACTGGTGGAATTGGGACAGGATCAGGGTGTTATTGGAGAGGAAGAAAAAGAAATGATTCACTCCATTATTCAATTTGGTGATACACAAGCCAAGGAAATAATGATACCACGACCAGATGTGTTCATGCTGCATACTGAGATGAGTCGCGATGAAGTTTTAACTCTCATTAGACAGAGTGGCTACTCAAAGTATCCCCTCTACAAAGATCAGATTGATCAGATAAAGGGTATTGTCTTCATAAAAGATATTTTACCCTATCTGCATAGCAGCTCACAACGCATTAATCTTGAGCGTCTCGCCAGGCAGGCAATGTTTGTTCCTGAACATCAGTATGTTGATGACCTCCTGAGAGAAATGCAGAAGGAAAAACAAAAGTTAGCCATTGTTGTAGATGAATATGGTGGTTTCTCTGGAATGATAGCGGTGGAAGATATCATTGAAGAAGTTTTGGGTGATCTAAAGGATGAACTCGATGAGTCCGATGAGAATTCCGAGATTGTTGAGCTAGAGAAGCACGTCTTTGTAATAGAAGCATCAACTCATCTGGATGACGTCGCTGCAGTTTTGGGAATTGAATTCGCTGAAGAGCGTGATTTTGATTCCATAGGGGGCCTGATTTATTCCAGCCTTGGAACCATTCCTGAGCCAGGTGAAATAGTAGAGTATGAGCAGTTCAAATTTGAAGTTTTATCTGTTGAGAAAAATCGTATTGAAAAAGTAAAAGTGACCAGGACTGAGATTAAG